The Rhodopseudomonas palustris genome window below encodes:
- a CDS encoding sensor histidine kinase has protein sequence MAQTEASHEVLRRPLPGTVPENLLSSENDRLRVLLSQARLDAWDQYSRASAEARANSDADELHKLIVGELHHRIKNTLATVLAIVSQSLRGVTQAEHAREAIEGRLIALGKAHDLLLQERWSDADLGQIVRGAVTAFDDPRASRVTIAGPDVRLGSGAVIAIAMTLNELCTNAIKYGALSAAEGHVEITWTLDPATQRMHLNWLERNGPPAAIPTHQGFGTRLIEMLGKQLNGEVSLSYDAAGFAYRLDAPLASLMAAPQV, from the coding sequence ATGGCACAGACCGAGGCATCACACGAAGTCCTGCGCCGACCGCTCCCCGGGACGGTGCCTGAGAATCTGTTGTCCTCGGAAAACGACCGACTCCGGGTGTTGCTGTCCCAGGCCAGGCTCGACGCGTGGGACCAGTATTCGCGCGCCAGCGCCGAGGCCAGGGCAAACTCGGATGCCGACGAGCTTCACAAGCTGATCGTCGGCGAACTGCATCACCGCATCAAGAACACGCTGGCGACGGTGCTCGCCATCGTCTCGCAAAGCCTGCGCGGCGTCACCCAGGCCGAGCACGCCCGTGAGGCGATCGAGGGGCGATTGATCGCGCTCGGCAAGGCGCATGACCTGCTGTTGCAGGAGCGCTGGAGCGACGCCGATCTCGGGCAGATCGTGCGCGGCGCCGTCACGGCGTTCGACGATCCGCGCGCCTCCAGAGTCACGATCGCGGGTCCGGATGTCCGGCTGGGATCCGGCGCCGTCATCGCGATTGCGATGACGTTGAACGAGCTCTGCACCAACGCGATCAAATACGGAGCGTTGTCGGCCGCGGAAGGGCATGTCGAGATCACCTGGACGCTCGATCCCGCGACGCAGAGGATGCATTTGAACTGGCTCGAACGAAACGGGCCGCCGGCGGCGATTCCGACCCATCAAGGCTTCGGTACGCGGCTGATCGAGATGCTGGGCAAGCAACTGAACGGCGAGGTATCGCTCAGCTACGATGCGGCCGGTTTCGCCTATCGACTGGATGCGCCGCTGGCATCGCTGATGGCCGCGCCGCAGGTTTAG
- a CDS encoding putative bifunctional diguanylate cyclase/phosphodiesterase has product MLTSQLSADLSILQRKWHAAVQSGQSLPSYEEVMLGSLGRLADHMALLELAVASPGVSRTGRYVQQWLGDERWDIPLDALSPDCAMALVQAASSALQNKRPHLATAHFVRDGIVQKYVLLALPTTSRWGGTLVGVYINEEGFRYNLLDAIFSSTEDGIVSLSAIRGSDGRPFDFQIVHLNDGASSLLQQPLKALKWSRLSGGRHLLCESGVVARLLALIDSGGQDTIAIDTDDRNLSLGVTAFGDIVSLTISDITSLKKREESFRLLFDGNPMPMWVFDAATTEFLSVNDAAVQHYGYDRDAFLRMTLREIWPRDEWAAHSRALLQVGDSYQSGGIWRHIKADGTEIEVMTFGRRVVFDEREGFLVAVVDVTERRKAEAKIAHMAHHDGLTNLPNRTLYQERLQQALEQGRASGASVGVLCLDLDLFKNVNDSFGHPMGDRLLRCVAERLSAQVGGKDLVARLGGDEFAIVLTQVASPNEASDFAARLIEIVSAPYDMDTLEVVIGASIGIALAPGDGEDCDALLRNADMALYRAKAAGGGCHHFFEKEMDRQAQLRRDMELDMRHAFAHGEFELHYQPLIDLAQDRVSGFESLLRWRHPERGMISPADFIPIAEDIGLIVGLGEWVLRQACLEAARWPNDVKVAVNLSPVQFRSRNLVQVVISALAQSGLPPRRLELEITESLFLADSEANLATLHQLRSLGVRISMDDFGTGYSSLSYLRSFPFDKIKIDRSFVKDLTERPDCLAIVRAIAGLGRSLNITTLAEGVETVEQLDALRAEGCHEVQGFLFSPARPAAEIDGLLAKFGRAASKAA; this is encoded by the coding sequence ATGCTGACCAGTCAGCTCTCCGCAGACCTCTCTATACTCCAGCGCAAATGGCATGCGGCTGTTCAGTCCGGACAGTCGCTGCCGAGCTACGAAGAGGTCATGCTCGGCAGCCTCGGTCGGCTCGCCGACCACATGGCGCTGCTGGAGCTCGCGGTCGCGTCGCCGGGCGTGTCGCGCACCGGTCGATACGTCCAGCAATGGCTGGGCGACGAGCGCTGGGACATCCCGCTCGACGCGCTGTCGCCGGATTGCGCGATGGCGCTGGTGCAGGCCGCCTCGAGCGCACTGCAGAACAAGCGGCCCCATCTCGCCACCGCGCATTTCGTGCGCGACGGCATCGTGCAGAAATACGTGCTGCTGGCGCTGCCGACCACCTCGCGCTGGGGCGGTACGCTGGTCGGCGTCTACATCAACGAGGAGGGCTTCCGCTACAATCTGCTCGACGCGATCTTCTCGTCGACCGAAGACGGCATCGTTTCGCTCAGCGCGATTCGCGGTTCCGACGGCCGGCCGTTCGACTTCCAGATCGTGCATCTGAACGACGGCGCCTCGTCGTTGCTGCAGCAGCCGTTGAAAGCCCTGAAATGGAGCCGGCTGTCGGGCGGGCGGCATCTGCTGTGCGAGTCGGGGGTGGTGGCGCGTCTGCTCGCGCTGATCGACAGCGGCGGCCAGGACACCATCGCGATCGACACCGACGATCGCAATCTCAGCCTCGGCGTCACCGCCTTCGGCGACATCGTCTCGCTGACGATCTCCGACATCACCTCGCTGAAGAAGCGCGAGGAATCGTTCCGGCTGCTGTTCGACGGCAATCCGATGCCGATGTGGGTGTTCGACGCGGCGACCACGGAATTTCTCAGCGTCAACGACGCCGCCGTGCAGCATTACGGCTACGACCGCGACGCCTTCCTGCGGATGACGCTGCGGGAGATCTGGCCGCGCGACGAATGGGCCGCGCACAGCCGCGCCTTGCTGCAGGTCGGCGACAGCTATCAGTCCGGCGGCATCTGGCGCCACATCAAGGCCGACGGCACCGAGATCGAGGTGATGACGTTCGGCCGGCGGGTGGTGTTCGACGAGCGCGAAGGCTTCCTCGTCGCCGTGGTCGACGTCACCGAGCGGCGCAAGGCCGAGGCCAAGATCGCCCACATGGCGCATCACGACGGCCTCACCAATCTGCCCAACCGCACGCTGTATCAGGAGCGGCTGCAGCAGGCGCTGGAGCAGGGCCGGGCGAGCGGCGCCAGTGTCGGCGTGCTGTGCCTCGATCTCGATCTGTTCAAGAACGTCAACGACTCGTTCGGCCATCCGATGGGCGACCGGCTGCTGCGCTGCGTCGCCGAGCGGCTGAGCGCGCAGGTCGGCGGAAAGGACCTGGTGGCGCGGCTCGGCGGCGACGAGTTCGCGATCGTGCTGACGCAGGTCGCGTCGCCGAACGAGGCCAGCGATTTCGCCGCGCGGCTGATCGAGATCGTCAGCGCGCCCTACGACATGGATACGCTCGAAGTGGTGATCGGCGCTTCGATCGGCATCGCGCTGGCGCCGGGCGACGGCGAGGATTGCGACGCCCTGCTGCGCAACGCCGACATGGCGCTGTACCGCGCCAAGGCGGCCGGCGGCGGCTGCCATCATTTCTTCGAAAAGGAGATGGATCGTCAGGCGCAGCTCCGCCGCGACATGGAGCTCGACATGCGCCACGCCTTCGCGCACGGCGAGTTCGAGCTGCACTACCAGCCGCTGATCGATCTCGCCCAGGACCGCGTCAGCGGCTTCGAATCGCTGCTGCGCTGGCGCCATCCCGAGCGCGGCATGATCTCGCCGGCCGATTTCATTCCGATCGCCGAGGACATCGGGCTGATCGTCGGCCTCGGCGAATGGGTGCTGCGGCAGGCCTGCCTCGAGGCGGCGCGCTGGCCGAACGACGTCAAGGTCGCGGTCAACCTGTCGCCGGTGCAGTTCCGCAGCCGCAATCTGGTGCAGGTGGTGATCTCGGCGCTGGCGCAATCGGGCCTGCCGCCGCGCCGGCTCGAGCTGGAAATCACCGAGTCGCTGTTTCTCGCCGACAGCGAAGCCAATCTCGCGACGCTGCATCAGCTCCGCAGCCTCGGCGTCCGGATTTCGATGGACGATTTCGGCACCGGCTATTCGTCGCTCAGTTACTTGCGCAGCTTCCCGTTCGACAAGATCAAGATCGACCGCTCTTTCGTGAAGGATCTCACCGAGCGGCCGGACTGTCTCGCCATCGTGCGCGCCATCGCCGGGCTCGGCCGCAGCCTGAACATCACCACGCTGGCCGAAGGCGTCGAAACCGTCGAGCAGCTCGACGCGCTGCGCGCCGAAGGCTGCCACGAGGTGCAGGGATTCCTGTTCAGCCCAGCGCGCCCGGCCGCCGAGATCGACGGCCTCTTGGCGAAATTCGGCCGCGCCGCATCAAAGGCGGCGTGA
- a CDS encoding helix-turn-helix domain-containing protein, with translation MAITDAMIVPTDDCSSWLETHFDLLGNAAAIRSNRQSFTKGERIYTRNETAHHAYAVLEGAVRASHCLPDGRRHLRAFHLPGEIFGLDGDALRSHETEALVKTTMLAVRLDDLDREAGLDAGLAWGLCNLAAGELRKAREHMVLLGRKSALERVAAFLLEMDRRLATKGVMSLPMCEHDMADYLGLSNETVSRCLTKLQALRIIVLSKRRTVRFLDRAGLHEFDAS, from the coding sequence ATGGCGATCACGGACGCGATGATCGTGCCAACGGACGACTGCAGTTCGTGGCTGGAGACGCATTTCGATTTGCTGGGGAACGCCGCTGCGATTCGATCGAACAGGCAGAGTTTCACGAAAGGCGAACGAATCTACACCAGGAACGAGACGGCGCATCACGCTTACGCTGTCCTTGAAGGTGCGGTTCGGGCCTCGCATTGTCTGCCCGATGGACGCCGTCATCTGCGTGCGTTTCACCTGCCGGGGGAAATCTTCGGCCTCGACGGCGACGCGTTGCGCAGTCACGAGACCGAAGCCCTCGTGAAGACGACCATGCTGGCGGTGCGGCTCGATGATCTCGACCGCGAGGCCGGTCTCGATGCCGGCTTGGCCTGGGGGCTCTGTAACCTCGCTGCCGGCGAGTTGCGCAAGGCCCGCGAGCACATGGTGTTGCTGGGGCGCAAGTCGGCGCTGGAACGGGTCGCCGCGTTCCTGCTCGAGATGGACCGCCGCCTCGCGACCAAGGGGGTCATGAGTCTGCCGATGTGCGAGCACGACATGGCCGATTATCTCGGGCTGAGCAACGAAACCGTCTCGCGCTGCCTGACCAAGTTGCAGGCGTTGCGCATCATCGTCTTGAGCAAACGTCGGACAGTGAGGTTCCTCGATCGTGCCGGCTTGCACGAGTTCGATGCGTCATGA